In the bacterium genome, ACGAGAGAGCTGCATCTCCGTAGTCATATACTACCCAAAACGCCTCTTCTACCAGATTGTAGTCGTCACAAACAAGAAGCTGGTTCATGAGCGGAAGAATCTCAGGGCCTCTAAATGATCTAAGTGCCCGTACTGCATTTTGGACGTTATCGCTCGGCAAGGCCTGGGAGTTATTTAAGTAAATTTTCACCACCTCTACAAATTTCATTTTTGCGAATTCGCAATCGATTTGATTTAGAGCCTCGCAACAATAATCAATCTTTCGACTCTCGGTGATCGCAAGTGTTACCAGCCGCTCACAGACGGCTGAACGTACTGCGCGAGCATTTGCAGCGTCTTGGCCGGCATATCGCGCCAAGTGTCGGATTGCCGTTTGGGCAATACTGGTATCATATTTTAAAGCTCCACGCATCAATACGGGATACAGCAGTTCGGAGTGGCCACTCTTGAATAGCAAGTCGATTATTTCGTCTCGATGTAAATAGAACTGAAGAGCTTCCTCTTCCCAGAAATTGCGTAGAAGGAATGCTGCAGATGAATCGGGAATGATTATCGGTTGATCAAACTTTAATAGAGCAAGACAAACAGAAACGCGGACGTCGATATCGTCATCGACAATTCTCTTGATCAATGGGTTAAGGGAGGAAGCATCTCTCAATTGTCCTAAAGTGTCGACCGCCAGGATTCGCAATGAGACATTTGATTCCTCTAAACCTTTTATCATGAGATCAAAAGCTTCTTGATACTCGGATGCAAAGTGACTCATTGCAACCCATGCCGAGTACTGTGTTTCCCAATCGGCATCATCAAGGCGGTTACGCCAGTACTTAAAGCTTTTACCACGATAGTGCATGCGTGAGGAGTCGTCTCAGTAGTTTATCATCGAGCGGGCGATTAACGGAGAGCATGAAATCAATATGAACTAATTGTTAGAAGCATCATTAATTTTAGCCGTTCTCGGTCAGAACCAGTTTTATTGCTTTTGAGGAACAACCGTCGTCGGGCACCGTCGGCAAGAACTGGGAACCGCTTTAATTGTCGGAAACGCTCCCACTTCCCTGCCTTGGGTTCCTCATGGCTGCGGTATTCCTGCTGTTGTTCGGCTTGG is a window encoding:
- a CDS encoding HEAT repeat domain-containing protein, with product MHYRGKSFKYWRNRLDDADWETQYSAWVAMSHFASEYQEAFDLMIKGLEESNVSLRILAVDTLGQLRDASSLNPLIKRIVDDDIDVRVSVCLALLKFDQPIIIPDSSAAFLLRNFWEEEALQFYLHRDEIIDLLFKSGHSELLYPVLMRGALKYDTSIAQTAIRHLARYAGQDAANARAVRSAVCERLVTLAITESRKIDYCCEALNQIDCEFAKMKFVEVVKIYLNNSQALPSDNVQNAVRALRSFRGPEILPLMNQLLVCDDYNLVEEAFWVVYDYGDAALSSVPFLVDAYHRFRKHQPGRSSDGHVPDFL